The proteins below are encoded in one region of Aquimarina sp. TRL1:
- a CDS encoding conjugal transfer protein TraO — MKKTLIYLMLFYGVLASAQLRDDSLHAIDFTGGYAENGFGVSASYNLYMSQSRLNNYFQLSVLYSSSDIEKKDYKLPYNLITANLGYFFNFPLDRFDKFNFNIGGGIVAGIERINDGKKELDNGALIDSEGGFIYGPFIGGEFEMFISGNVSLIIKANEYYHINSDIGDFTIYAGGGLRIFL, encoded by the coding sequence ATGAAAAAAACACTTATTTATTTGATGCTTTTTTACGGCGTTTTGGCATCAGCTCAATTGAGGGACGATAGTTTACATGCTATTGATTTTACCGGGGGGTATGCAGAAAACGGCTTTGGTGTGAGCGCTTCATACAATTTATATATGTCGCAATCACGACTAAATAATTATTTTCAATTATCAGTCTTGTATTCTTCTTCTGATATTGAAAAAAAAGATTATAAGTTACCTTATAATTTAATTACAGCCAATTTGGGTTATTTCTTTAATTTTCCTCTTGACAGGTTTGATAAGTTTAATTTTAATATAGGTGGTGGTATAGTCGCTGGAATTGAAAGAATTAATGATGGAAAAAAAGAATTGGATAACGGAGCTTTAATAGACTCTGAAGGAGGCTTTATTTATGGTCCATTTATAGGGGGCGAGTTCGAAATGTTTATTAGTGGTAATGTTTCTTTAATAATTAAAGCAAATGAATACTACCATATTAATTCAGATATAGGAGATTTTACAATATATGCGGGGGGTGGATTAAGAATCTTTCTTTAA
- a CDS encoding DUF4138 domain-containing protein, with protein sequence MKISLIMFLFSFCLLKAQTKVEKIEVSPNKNTQVIFASEVKNKEPGNGIFAVLEPKQGDSRKIIRVQYDDDQAEDYTDETNLQVETIDGNIYDLTMINTKKPKKTTRVIPISAAITNVNGSVISSPTNNSNPQIVGVKKAENRYIHHSDKSKGVNEKEFYKGPDNSLYLSNKKEYLKAISEELTETSLQYSRFKSTAVSQQIELTIKGIYTNKDELYFVFNLKNNGTQPYDIIKTKMFRASTKLARKLKTGDTDGQRLYQPLPYKPELEYNLLKRVNPDSDINFTIVVSKFTIGKDKAVYFDIDERNGAMDVFIPIFYNRVNEPINYN encoded by the coding sequence ATGAAAATCAGTTTAATTATGTTTTTGTTTAGTTTTTGCTTGCTAAAAGCTCAAACAAAAGTGGAGAAAATAGAAGTTTCTCCGAACAAGAATACCCAAGTAATTTTTGCTTCAGAAGTAAAAAACAAAGAACCAGGGAATGGTATTTTTGCTGTTTTAGAACCTAAACAAGGAGACAGTAGAAAAATCATACGTGTTCAATATGATGATGATCAGGCAGAAGATTATACAGATGAAACAAACTTACAAGTTGAAACAATAGATGGGAACATCTATGATTTAACTATGATTAATACCAAAAAACCAAAGAAAACCACTCGTGTTATTCCTATATCCGCAGCGATAACAAATGTAAATGGATCTGTGATTAGTTCCCCTACAAATAACAGTAATCCCCAAATAGTAGGGGTTAAAAAAGCGGAAAACAGGTATATTCATCATTCTGATAAATCAAAGGGAGTAAATGAAAAAGAATTTTATAAAGGTCCCGACAACAGTCTTTATTTATCAAACAAGAAAGAGTATTTAAAAGCTATTTCAGAGGAATTGACAGAAACATCTCTTCAGTACTCTAGGTTTAAAAGTACTGCTGTATCACAACAGATTGAATTAACAATTAAAGGTATTTATACTAATAAAGATGAGTTGTATTTCGTTTTTAATTTAAAAAATAACGGAACACAACCTTATGATATTATTAAAACAAAAATGTTTAGAGCTTCTACTAAGCTTGCAAGGAAACTTAAAACAGGGGATACCGATGGACAAAGATTATACCAGCCATTACCCTATAAACCAGAATTAGAATATAACCTGTTAAAAAGAGTTAACCCTGATTCTGACATAAATTTTACTATCGTAGTATCTAAATTCACAATTGGAAAAGACAAGGCTGTATATTTTGATATAGATGAAAGAAATGGTGCTATGGATGTCTTTATTCCTATTTTTTACAACAGAGTAAATGAACCTATTAACTATAATTAA